The window CGGCCATCCCCTCGGCGCGAGCGGCACCCGCCTGACGACGACGCTCGTGCACGCGATGCGGGAACGGGGCGCGCGGTACGCGCTGCAGACGATGTGCGAGGCGGGCGGGCTCGCCAACGCCATGGTGCTCGAACGGGTGTGACCTGACCGGGGCGCGGCCCCGGTCAGGAGTAACGGCCCGTCAGAGGCGGCGCAGCTGGTGTCGCTTGCGCCAGGCCAGCACCACGCCCGCGAGCGCGGGTACGGCGATGCATGCCAGGGCGATCAGGAAGGCGGGGGAGGTCGGAGTGGAGGCGCGGGCGCCCGCGACGGCGTAGGCGGCGGTGTTCGGGATCGAGCCGAGGCCCGTCGCCAGCAGGAACGGGAGCAGGCCCATACGGGAGAAGGAGGCGCAGTAGTTCGAGGCCCAGAACGGCACACCGGGGAACAGCCGGATCGCCAGCATCGAGCGGAAACCGTGCCGGCTCAGCTGGCCGTCCGCGGCCTTCAGCCAGCGTCCGCGCAGCAGCGGCCGCAGGGCGTCCTGGCCCAGCGCCCGGCCCAGGCAGAAGGCGATGCCGGCGCCCAGCACCGTGCCCGCCAGGGCTGTGCCGGTGCCGAGCTGGGAACCGAACAGCGCACCCGCCGCGAGGTTCAGCAGCGGCCTCGGCACGAACGCCACGGTGCACACGCCGTACGCCACCGCGAACACCACCGCCGCCGCGGCTCCGCCGAGCTGGGGCGGCCAGCCCTCCGTCAGCAGCCGCTGCGGCTCGAACAGCAGCACCGCGCAGCCGGCCGCGGCGAGCAGGGTGACGAGCAGGGACAGCCGCGACCACGGGGAGAGCAGCACTCTCGTGCAGCGAGCGGCGAAACGGGTCGGTGCGGCGGGCGAGGCGGTCGTTGCCGGGGAAGCGGCGACGGCGAGCTCCGCGGTGCTGGCCCGGGGAGAGGCCGTGGCGGTGCCCCCAGAGCGGGTGGTGGCATCGAGCATCCGGCGACACTAACCGACATATGTGTGTGATCGCCGTATGGTTCGTCTCACCAGCGTCACAGACAGTTGAACGCTTGTCGGCGTG of the Streptomyces koelreuteriae genome contains:
- a CDS encoding TVP38/TMEM64 family protein; the encoded protein is MLDATTRSGGTATASPRASTAELAVAASPATTASPAAPTRFAARCTRVLLSPWSRLSLLVTLLAAAGCAVLLFEPQRLLTEGWPPQLGGAAAAVVFAVAYGVCTVAFVPRPLLNLAAGALFGSQLGTGTALAGTVLGAGIAFCLGRALGQDALRPLLRGRWLKAADGQLSRHGFRSMLAIRLFPGVPFWASNYCASFSRMGLLPFLLATGLGSIPNTAAYAVAGARASTPTSPAFLIALACIAVPALAGVVLAWRKRHQLRRL